In the genome of Zootoca vivipara chromosome 6, rZooViv1.1, whole genome shotgun sequence, the window TTCAGCTGAAGTTCAACAGCAGtcaaatttattaaataacaTCACATTGGAAATTGCCATCACAGGAAGATCAGGTGTTGGGAAGTCATCTTTCGTCAATGCCCTTCGAGGAATGGAAGATTATGCAGAGGGTGCAGCTAAAACGGGGGTGACAGAAACAACAATGGTGCCACAAGAATATTCACACCCCACATTCCCCAAAGTCAAATTTTGGGATCTACCAGGATTTGGAAAAGATAACTTTAGTGCAGAGGAATACCTAGAGGAGGTCAATTTCAGCAAGTATGATTTTTTCATCATCATCGCCTCAGGGCGCTTCACTGAGGATGACACCAACTTGGCTCTTGAGATccagaaaaataagaagaaattCTACTATGTGCGCAGCAAAGTGGATGTTGATATAGATAATGACAGGAAGTCAAAAGGCATCAAGGAGGGGGACAGCGATAGGAAGATGCAGTCTGAGAAAGAGACGCTTGACACTGTACGGACAGATAGCTATGATAATTTGAAGGCGTTAGGTGTGTCTTCTCCAAGGGTCTTTCTAATATCGAGGTGGGATTTGAGCAAGTATGATTTCCCCCTGCTTCAAGAGACCATTGAAAAGGAACAGGATGAACTCAAGAGAGATGTTTTAATCATGTGTCTTCCGATTTTTACAAAAGAtagcattaaaaagaagaaggctgCTATGGAGAGCCTGATATGGAAAAATGCCATGGTGAGTTGTACTGTTGGGTTGATTCCTGTCCCGTTCCTATCATTTGGTTGTGACATTGCCATTGTGGTTTCGACAATGAGGGATATCTGCAAAGTTTTTGGCTTGGATGAAAATTCCCTCAATATACTAGCAAACCGAGTGGAGAAAGATGTTGAAGAGTTGAAATCCGTTATTGAACATACCCCAAGCACCGGTAAGATCACGGCAGAATTCGTCATGGATATCTTGAAGAGGTCAGCAATGTGGGGAGCAATCACAGCGGTAGAGATGGTCCTGGGTTTCATACCTCTGTTGGGGTCTCTCTATGGTGGGGGCAGTTCTTTTGCTACCACATTCTACTTGCTGAATAATTTCCTGGAAAAAGCTGTGAAAGATGCAGAGAAAGTTCTGGCAAAGGCTGCTGAGCCTAAGAGACACAAGTAAACAGCAAATACATCTACCTGGTGGGAAGAGATATCCAGGTGAAGCATGCATTATCTCATCTTTCTATCACATCATCAACCAATTGCTCCCTTTATTACTCTTCAGCTCAGCACTTTATTACTCTTCAgctcagggttgccatatttcaaatagtgaaaatccggacacaaaagttgttgagcttttcacttggggggaggggcaaagttgtagagatttggggggggaattgatgagcatttttttttgcaaaatctctaaaaaacaaaagaagtttttgagctatttttaaggaaattcatcAAAAATATCAACACTTCTGACATGTGTTGCCATGGGTTTCCATATATTTTCACAGACATTTTTACCAATTTTCAAAATTCTGCCTGGACGCTACTTCTGACGGATGAATCCCAGACATTTGGCAGCCCTATTGTAACAACGCTTAATCAGTAGCCAGCCTGGGCAATTTTTGGCCAGTTAAGAGGTTCCTTATCTCCTACCTGTCGGTGATGGATGTCATCCAaggcaaataaaaacaaagatgGCAAAGATACAGCAAATTTGTAGCAGCAAAACATAAAGGatggagaaaagaagagaagagaaatggctTCAGAGAGTTCTATTGCTGATACGCTTAAGTAAATTGTGATGCAGAATTAATGTCTGAATGATAATTTAACAAAGGTGAATCTTAAAATTACAGCCCTGGATCAAAAAGTTACTGATCTTAATGAGGAGATATCAAAATCTGAAACAATACGAATTGAACAAGATGTAACACAGATCTCTTCTAGGGTGGGATCCTGCAAGACATCCTTATCCATTCAAAAATATACTACAGTATATAGTTTTGTAGCCTTTagtatattttattgttatttagttattgctgcttttaaaaatgttttaatgtagCCTCTTCCTCCTTTGATTActattctttccttttcccttattTACTTAatctcaataaaataataaatattgaaattTTAAGAACTTGTTTTTTTCTGAATCCTCCCTACTGCAATTATTTCCCCAACTgttctaatttttgttttaacaaaatcATTTACCATGGGAAAACTATAGGCAACAGTCCAGATTGAGGTGACCTAACCTGAACCACAAGCCTGTTTTCTCTCAGCCTCCTTGTTGTAATGATTAATCTTTGCTTCACTTCaccagctgggtgggtgggtaggtagggGAAGCCTGAGCctttggggagggtttttttcctCTGGAAAGAAGCATACACATACCCACAAATTTCCTTGTACTTTAGGATGctactgttataaaatcatatggggggggtttgcaggacaccactattaatgaacagagaggggtgacagaatttgacagctgcaatacccagaatcctgttcaatgccatcttccctgtctcctcacccctcccgctaggacgcaaccctgcctgaaggaaggcttaaggatctgcatatgcacaacagttagcataaattcacacatttcccctctccacctcccctccgcccagaacaaaacaatgtttccagaagaagggggggaaaccgcccaaatccaaagtgacacttttctactcaagttaataatacagcctattatatgttctcttaccatgaaatctctatccgctgcctctgtattagaattgccagtatctctctgtattagaattgctgttttatatcttagaactgtatatgtcaggactgctaccttttaattagaaatccctgtattaggtatgttttccaggtatattttctgtatgaaccctgtatgatcccaaccccccctgaaccttgccctactgccACCCCATACCCACCCAAGAAcgcacggacaatagagggattagctggcaCAAAAATAAAGATGCCATCTTCAACGtagtccacccttccatggcctggaggaaaacacctgccgggcggacttccactccacggaaatcgccaggaactgccccacctctgcacccatctcgactgattgcccctcctgccaaacaacagggagcaccatcagcgacgggagaagagcaattgacatctccccatctgaaagaaaaagtcatctccTCACCCAGCTAATCGAtcgccacccatcctccttgtctttcccctccctcccagtccagggattttcatgcagggacaggagggtataaaaaggggcttcaccatttcccggggttccttccttctttccagaggcagggaccctacagctgtagctttgcattctgcaataaagggatcagtttgtttttcctgacagtatcgtgtggtctctgtcattttcccggcggagctgaacttagtgcaaattttggagcttccgacccgcgtctgtccttcttaaaaggcaacgcattttggggtacatttttcataacactaTGAAACAGAGAAGGACTGCTTTGTCTTCAACATACAGTAGTTGAAGTAGAGGGAGTTTAGGGTGTCCTCCTGCCACAAACAACTCCAGCTTTTCTCTCTTGGtgcttcttattctttctttgtttttgttttgtttttgagggatatgtgcttttccttttttcatttcttgGTTTTTGAGAAAACCAAGAAACCAGAGATGACAACATCAGAACAAACGAGACTTCAAATCAGGTCTCTGTCCATATTAGAGCTTGGAACTAGTTCAACATGTGCATTAAAAAACTAATTCCCATTCATGTTCATCCCTTTATGAAACAAACTAGTTCCCTTTATGTTCAGTTCACTTcaggttggcctctgttatattctccaaccgatggagaacccaataagggaataagggcagatttttgcctagaACAATGTTCAGTTCACTTCAGGTTCATCCAAATTATCCTTGGCAATATTTTGTATAAATACTCTAAAGCATTTAGAAAGTGACAATGAACTTAAAAATGAGCCAGAAATCATTCTTAGTTTTGCACCAACATCAACTTAATTCATGTTTAGTTTACCCAGCAATTATGGGAACTACTTTCACATGTAGTTCAGATGATTTTCAAACAAATTCAGTCCACATTGAACTTGTTCATTCCAAGCACTAGCCAATTGTTTTTGAGATTGTTATAGTCCATATATGATTTTACCGGCTGCTGAGATAAAAATCCAAGTTTTTCCAGCTGTCAGAGGTGGCTACTCTGACAACTACTCGCAGCTAAACTAAGAGATGGCTATGCATCAAGTTGGGGCCAGCAACACCAGCTCTTATTTGTGGTATGAGTTTATTCCTCCTCAGAATGCAACTTTTCTGTAAAGTCTTACAGCAATGCCCTTGGAGGTTGAAATGTTCCcccactggctgccaattcaCAAATAAACATACAAAGTAATATAGTTTTTATTGACAATTGGAATAAGCCTACCTAAATCTATGGGCTCTTTGTGGAGGAAGTTAAGTGGGTTTACTTTCCTCcatacatattttatattttaacggGTGGGAGGTTATTTCTTATATTAAAATGATTAAGAGGTGTCTGAGTTTGGTGAATTTTtgcttatacatttttaaaaagaactttgcaGCTTCACCCTGCCTTTCTGGTGCTAAGCCTTACAGGCCACTGATAACCTGAAAGTGAGAGGCAGTCTAGAGCACTCCCTGCAAAGTTCTTGGTTTGGTTGTTGGTTTCTTTCCttgttatttacatttatttaaataacaTGTTATTTAAAGCAGAGCAACATAGGAATCTTTAAAAAGGAGGGGTACCCTATCTGAAATAAAGGCCTCTCTTAAAAATATAACCCTCCATTGACGTGTTTTATCCAGAGTATTTAGTACTCTGTTGGCAATGTTATGAACACTTTCTTGCCAAATGCATGGTGGTTCTTTTAAACTGAGATTCAGAGGCAAcacaaaacacaagtgagtgagaagatttaagatttttattaaggttttattctaaacagcaagcaatatatacattactaagcaagcacttcaatctgccacttggaagctcTCAAAAAGTGGCGAAGCGTCTCCTCAGGTAgccttaggcatagctgccaagttttcccttttctcgcgaggaagcctattcagcataagggaatttccctttaaaaaagggataacttggcagctatgccttaggtTTGCATGGCCCTGCGATTGAATCAGTCTGAGCACAAACTTCTCAGACTCTGCCCAACACCATCTGATTTACAACACTGCTTTGGCTTTCTGAACAGCTGAGAGCAAACTGCAAGGGACTTATGTTCCATGTTGAAGTTTCTGTGGCGCTGAGAATGGAATTTCATGAGGAGAATTGCGGCAACTGAGAAAGAGACTTGGGACAATATGGCAGCAGGGGCTCTAGAGCTAAGTGTTGCTAGCCAAATTTCAGTTTATTTAAGAACATGTTTCACTTGGGCTGTGcatcagatccagcccaatctaATTAATGAATTGGACTGGGCCAATTTGTATCAACATAGGATTGGGTCAGATTATGTTGAGGCAACCCATCTCACTCCCTATTCCATCTTTAATAACAATTAATATATTTGTAATCACAACaacatatgaacctacctggaccatgagatcatcttccaagaccctccttcatgtgccccctcctcaAGAGGTTTGGagtgtggcaacatgagaacgggccttctctgcagtggctccccttctgtggaataacaacaacaacaacaacaacaacaacaacaacaacaacaacaacaacaacaacaacttattatttataccccgcccatctggccaggttcccccagccactctgggcggcttccaacaaaatattaaaatacagaaatccatcaaacaataaaagaatgctctccccagggaagttcttctggcaccttcattatacacctttaggcaccaggcaaaaacattccttttcaaccaggcctttggctgatctgatttacatcctatgtccttttaaaatgttttttttgggggggggtattgttctgttgttttattttttttcggTATCTTGTGGTttcatattgtggttttatatcttgattttattctgtgaaacgCCCTGAAAACTCCGAGTATAGGGAGGTAAATgaattcaattaacaacaacagcagcaacaccacAGGGGCATAgtaaggggggcgatgggggctcCACTCGGGGGGGACTCAATTCAGGGCGCCCCTCACCTCCACCTGCGTGCGCCATACAGACATATGCGGTCTGTGCGGGCTGCCCCACTAGTGGCAGCCCATTACAAGCCGCTGTGTGTGAGCAGCGGCCCATGAGGCCACTGTGCGCCAGCAGCAGCgtgtacggactgcgcatgtgcagcatcctgcACATGCGCACTCCATATGGGGTAGTGCACAGTGCAGGACAGTGCGCACAGACCGCcatgcggcagcagcagcgcgtaCGGATTGTGCATGTGCGCCAACCTGGATagactgcacatgtgtggacaTGCGTAGTCCATCCATGCTGGCACTGCTGCTCCCACGGCAACCTTACGAGCGGCAACTTGTAAGGCTGCCATGTGAAAAGCAGCATGGACGGGGTAGCCTTACGCGCGCTGTTTGTGCGTGGCAGCGCCTTACGAATAGCCACTTGCTTGGTGGATTGTAAGGTTGCcacgggagcagcagcagcagcctgggcgGACTGCGCATCCACCGTTTGTCCTGACGTGTGCGCCGTGCTTCATGACGCATGTGTCAGGATCCATGCGCGCTACGGAGCAacaccccgcccccagggggtgcctccacatttgccgccccgggcagccaagcagtACCGTTCgccactgcaacaacaacaatgccaaaCACTCagagtaacaacaacaattacaacagttttattatttgtatgctgaccatctgactgggttgcgccagccagcctgggcaccttccaacatatatgaaacagCCCCTAGGGACAAGAGGGAAGGAAACATGGTGTCTACCTGAGTAATGAGATCATGGAAACAAGCTCTGGAGATTTGGGGTTGCCATGCTGAGGGCAGAGTTTGATGCTCAATTACATTCATAAAAGCAAGCAATGCAAAACACCGGGAGAGAGCTAATGTCCCTGCAGTGGCCTCTTGCTGAATAGGAGGAGCTGCTCGTATCCCCCCTCCCCTAGGGAGAAAATGCTGGGGGCACACTGGGGGGTCTCATGGGGTTTACATGTGCCCAGCATGCTTCAGAGCAGGCCCCTCCTCCTGTGACAGCCTTAACCACAGAGTTAGGAGTCTACATGTGTTTCCCCTCCAAATATCATATTTGAGGGGCGCCCTCTCCCAAAAAAGTTGAAGGGCATTGCCATTGCCCTTGTGAGAAAGTGGCAGGAACACGGCTGCTGTGGGGtttggggatggagagagagcCAAGTAACAGAGGGAATAGGGCCGGGTGCTGGGGTGCCAAATTTAAATatggggggaggcaggtaagccctgcctcacCTTATAGATCACAATATGTGGTGcgcacaccccatttgaatggcaatacccatcaccTTGTGGGGAGCAGCCCCCCTCCAATGTTTAAATATCTCGGCCCCTGGGAGCTGGCTCCTATAACTGCACAAGTCTTTCTCGTTCCCCccagctcctctccctctttcACTCATCACAGCTcagctctgcatgcaaaatggtGCCCAGGCACTTCTGATTAAAGAGGCTGCTAAATCACTTTTGAGAATTGTacttctgtgaagggaataggggcctcctaagaactctcagcacctttaactaaCTACCATTCTTAGAATTCTTTCGGGAAAGCCTTAACTGtgctcgtttagtcgtgtccgactcttcgtgaccccaatggaccatagcacgccaggcactcctgtcttccactgcctccggcagtttggtcaaactcatgtttgtagcttcgagaacactgtccaaccatctcgtcctctgtcgtccccttctcctagtgccctccatctttcccaacatcaaggtcttttccaaggattcttctcttctcatgaggtggccaaagtattggagcctcagcttcacgatctgtccttccagtgagcactcagggctgatttccttaagaatggataggtttgatcttcttgcagtccatgggactctcaagagtctcctccagcaccataattcaaaagcatcaattcttcggcgatcagccttctttatggtccagctctcacttccatacatcactattgggaaaaccatagctttaactatacggacctttgtcggcaaggtgatgtctctgctttttaagatgctgtctaggtttgtcattaactgtggtataataataataataaggtaataataataataataataataataataataataataatttttatttataccatggccttcccagtttagaaaccaggctcagggcggctaacaacaaatataaaacatcaaccGAAAAACAACTTACAAACAACGTAAGATACAGTATAGCATCACCAGGgcaactggccaagttagtcctgctaaggacagcaaggagaccagggaaatttttgatgtggggacccagaagggtttctttataaaaaaaaggaaaggggaaaagaatggcagatcaggctaaattgaaggccaggaggAATATCTTAGGCATAGGGCTCCTGCTTTTACCCCACACCACCTCATATCCCTGTGGggttcagggccgtctctaggcctgggctgggtggtgcaatgcgccagggcacctggtcaccaggggcgctgctgcgcccgccaaacagctgatgtctgagccctatggctccgcctccacctcctcTCCTTTGGCCCGCGAGAATCCCCTCAGCTGTTGCCTGCCAAGCCACTGTCCCCTGCGGGAAAGGCGGCgggagcggctcccgaggggcctcctccacatctgctgttcgccgccccaccaccaccaccactcccggggCACAGGCGGCGGCGTGGCAAccacctcctgctcctcgggccgctTGGAGCGCAGCAAGAGAGCGCTGGCAGAGGCAGCGGTGGACAGGTCAGCCGGCCAGGGAACAAGCAGCGCACTGCAGGACCCGGAATTCACCGCTCACACTTGTTTCCTCTGGTGCGGGTGGCAGCCACTGGGCCACACAGCCTCCGGGCCGGGAAGGTGGcgggagctggggagctgcccGCGCCCTGGCTGGGGTGGAGAGGGGTCGGCAGCGGGACCTGGGCTGGCAGCGGGACACCGCGCAGCAGGTGAGAGGCGGCGGGGAGCCTGGGCTGGTGGTgctggggaccctgagccagggcgagagagaacagctttgggaaagggagggggcaccggagggacctttgcgccacagtgctggatttgcttaagacggccctgttgggGTTTCTTCAGTTTTTCCACCCTTTGGAGTCAGCCATGTGGGGATCACACTGCATCAAAACTCAGGAGAGATGGGATGATATGATACAAAGAATCGAAGCAAATTAGTTCTTTTGACTGTTGGGGAAAACGtcctttgctttcctttcctttcctcctctgctttcaGGCTGGAGAAATTACTAAACATATTATAACCCTCACTGAAAATTTGAATGTCACTCAACATGGTATAATTGCGACATGGGATATTTCGTCTCTATATACTAATGTACCTTTAGATATACCGTAGTTAAATCACTAATTCAAGAACTGCTGGTTGGTCACAGGCAATCATCTCCACCGGTGAATTTTTTAAATGGAGATTTTAGATTTGGTCGTATCTAACAATTTTTTCAGGTTTGGTTGTAAGTATTTCATTCAGAAACAAGTTGTAGCCATGGGCTCCAAATGTGCTCCAAGTGTAGCCAATATTTTTTTGAGGAATTTTGATTTAGAACACATTGTTCATAATAATCCATATAGTGAGTACATTTTGTTTTACGGCCAATACATAGATGATctgatatttatattttctgaGGATATTTTTGAATTGTTTAACCATTGGATAAATAGTTTAAGTCCATATTTGACCTTTGAAGGAACATCGAGCTCACACCCCCTAGCTTTTTTAAACCTAGAAATTTATGTGGATCAATCTTGAATTAAAATTCATCCTTATAAGAAAAGTACAGATAGAAACTCCTTGCTACATTATAGTTCAAATCATTCCAAACACCTCCATGACAATCTTCCTCTAGGTCAATTCCTAAGATTAAAACATAATTCACCAGACCCACAGGACTTTAAAGCCCATTCGAAAATACTTTCTGCATCTTTGTTAAAACGAGGCTATCCAAAATTCTGTAATAACAACTGCCATTCAAAAATCACAATTAAGAGAAAGGCTGGCCTTTCTTACATCCTGTTCACACGTTAACACAAGATCTATGTGTATTTATGCCTCCCTAGAATatagggttaaaccacagagcctagggcttgctgatcagaaggttggcggttcgaatccctgcgacggggtaagctcctgttgctcggtcccagctcctgccaacttagcagttcgaaagcacgtcaaagtgcaagtagataaataggtaccgctctggcgggaaggtaaacggtgtttccatgtgctgctctggttcgccagaagcggctttgtcatgctggccacatgacctggaagctgtacgccagctccttcggccaataatgcgagatgagcgccgcaaccacagagtcggtcacgactggacctaatggtcaggggtccctttacctttacctttacaactgatgaagcccaggaggGCGAAACAAGGCATTATTCCGGAAAACCTTGTCAAGATTCTGTGGAAATGTAGTAAGCTCCCCTTTGGATTTTATGAACATACAAAGACATATGGGAAACAGAAACTAGCAGATATTTGGACTCTATAAATGAACTGATCCATTTGGACTTCCGTTTATATTGTTGTACTTTATGTGTTGATTATGTGCAAGAGAAATATTTAATACTGTGATAAAAAAATACAGAAGAGAATTGTTTATGTGACTGCACAGCCAGTTaccttttgtgtgtttgttgaatGCGTTTTACGTAACGctaggtttgatgttgttttgcaatcTGTCATGACCCAGCACAGTCCAATAAATTATTTACAAGGAGGAGGAACTAGGGTGACCTGATTTAGGTTTTGTTTGCTCAGAAATCACCTGTTTGAGCAGAGTGGTGTGATGGTCAAGCGTGGGGGAGAGGAAAACTTGGAAACAGGGTGTAAtttctgctccaagatcaccaaaAGCCGCAACTACGTTCCCCTTTCCAAGATTAAGCaggataaatacagtaaataatcaGCAGCAGAGCATTATAAATGCTCTATTGCTGAGCAGTTCGTGATTGCAccagtttattatttttttgatcgTATCTCAGAGTCCGAAAGACCCATAATGATAGGAGCATTCTGCCATAGGGAACTTTATTAATACCAGCCATTTCTGAACTCTTACCTCTGAACTCTTTGATACAGTGTATCaaaagatttcaaattaaaattgcCACTGCTGGCACTGAGAGCGTGGGACAAGAAATTCCTGATGTAGACACTTCTCAGATGGCTTTGCAAATGCaggtgctgcctgcctgcccggtCTGCACTGAGAGGGAGTCGGAGGATGGGGGTGGCAAAGAGCTCCAGCTCCCAAGGCTGCAGGAAACTGGAGGACAAGCTGGGGGAAGGGAAGACGAGTCTCTCTGCGTGAGGCTGTAGAAACCCTTGAAGGTAGCagtgatgtgccccccccccgcatgatgTCCCCCTAAAGCTGAGGGTGTCAGATAAGACACGGGCTTTGCTGTCAGTCACTCTGAGGAGAGTTTGGtgtccttcctgcctgcctggcttGCAAAGCCAGCTTGTCATGAAGGCTCTATAGCCGCTCTGCACCCTGCAGAATGTTAGAatgtttctaaaaaaataaactaCAGTATTTCTTCCTCATGTTCaatcttgtaatttgaagccattggttcaagccctaccctccggagcagaagaaaacattcCCTcttgtgacaacccttgagatatttgaagatggctatcgtatatcctctcaatctcctcttttccaggataaacatatccagctccttcaaccgttcctcataaggcttgttttccagagctttgataatcttggttgccctcctctgtacagtTACAgattatcaatatccttcttctgAAGGATATGAGGAGCTTCCAGCTTCAACATCACTGTGTGCATCATGTTTTCTCCTCACCCAAGTTTGCAAACCTTCCCAGCTGGGAGCAACTAGAGGAGATTTTAGAGGAGATGTGGGGGAGATGATTGGAAAAAGAGGACAGGGACTCCTTCCCCTTTAATATTTGTGTAGAAGGGAGAATGTCAGCAAGTATTTCCTTCAGCGTAGGGGAAAATCTCCTGAGAGAAGTGGGCAaatttattattttcagtttctctcaatttctcatttttccaatatttaaGTTCAGCTCTTCACATCTCCCCATCTGTTggctatttcctttttttaaaagttcccatgaaaattcatcaggacgtctattattattattattattattattattattattaatattaatattattattattattttcctcaaaAGGCAGTGTACAAAATGCAATGGAGACAGCTAAAACGAGATCATGAGATGCAAGCGCCCACGCTATGAAGAAATCATGGTGGAACATTGTGTATTTCACAGGATTTACGTCCTGATTAattgcaataaaacctcaaagcagttgagACGGGCGATAGAACCCTTCCTGCTTCTTTGCGGGCTCTAAAAGATTTCGTGCCTCCCTGAAATTTCTACCGTCCTTTCCAAAGACTCCAATCTACACTGCAGTACGTACGTAGTAGGAGACTCTGGACTCTGggaagtca includes:
- the LOC118086964 gene encoding interferon-inducible GTPase 5-like: MDPAITIETLKKDLAEMKAAFEKKTFEAVSAEVQQQSNLLNNITLEIAITGRSGVGKSSFVNALRGMEDYAEGAAKTGVTETTMVPQEYSHPTFPKVKFWDLPGFGKDNFSAEEYLEEVNFSKYDFFIIIASGRFTEDDTNLALEIQKNKKKFYYVRSKVDVDIDNDRKSKGIKEGDSDRKMQSEKETLDTVRTDSYDNLKALGVSSPRVFLISRWDLSKYDFPLLQETIEKEQDELKRDVLIMCLPIFTKDSIKKKKAAMESLIWKNAMVSCTVGLIPVPFLSFGCDIAIVVSTMRDICKVFGLDENSLNILANRVEKDVEELKSVIEHTPSTGKITAEFVMDILKRSAMWGAITAVEMVLGFIPLLGSLYGGGSSFATTFYLLNNFLEKAVKDAEKVLAKAAEPKRHK